CATCAGGGGAAATAACATAAATTTCCTCCAACACTTTTGGATATTGCCAATATTTTTCCGCCACATTCATTACTACGTAATATTGGTTCATTGGCATATACATCACAGAGATTTGACTTTGCCCAAAAGCATTATATAAGACGTTATCAATTTGCTCCGGTGTGAGACCAAAACGAGATGCGGCATCATGATCTACATTTACATATATTTGCAGCCCATGATTTAGCTGATCATTATTCAGGTCAACAATCCCATGTAGTTTTGACAAGTTTTCCATAATTTGCGGTGTCCAAGTCGCAAGATCCTTTAAATTATCAGCCGACACTGTGTATTGAAATTGTGCCGCACTTTGTCTCCCCCCTAGAGTCAAATCTTGTGCCGCTTGCATATAGAGTGTTGCCCCAGAAATTTGAGATAACTTGGCTCGTAACCTGTCCTTCAACTCATCTGTAGTCTCTTTACTGAGTACAGATGACTTCATCATAATAAATACAGACCCAGTATTTGCCGTATTATTCCCTGGGCCGCTCCCTATAAAAGCAGCTACATTTTCTACTGCAGGATCTTTACGAATTTCAGAAACAAATTGAATTAATTTTTTTTTCATTGCATCAAATGAAATATTTTGATCAGCCTGCAATGAACCCACAATTCTGCCTGTATTTTGTTGGGGGAAAAAACCTTTGGGAATGATAATAAATAAATAAGCAGTCAGTAAAATAGTACCCAAAGTGATCACTATCATGAATATGGGGTGGTATAATGCCCAACGCAGACCCCGTGCATAACGCATTCTGATATATTCATTAAAACGTATAAAAAAGTGATCCTTTGCACCCTCATCAGAATCAAGCATTCGTGAGCACATCATCGGGGTCAAAGTTAATGAAACAGCCATAGAGATAATGATTGCCAGTGAAAGCGTAACCACAAACTCACGGAATAGGCGTCCAACTATTCCCCCCATAAGCAGAATGGGAATAAAAACCGCAACTAAGGAAATACTGATTGATAATACAGTAAAACCAATTTCTTTAGAGCCATCTAAAGCCGCCTGAAATGGCTTTTTACCCATGCCAATATGACGAGAAATATTTTCAAGTACAACAACCGCATCATCCACTACAAAGCCAGTTGAAATGGTTAATGCCATCAGTGATAAATTATCAAGACTGTAGTTTAATAATTTCATAACCGCGAAGGTACCAAGCAAAGACAGGGGTACAGCAACTCCAGGAATCATCATGGCACGTATGCTGCCAAGAAAGAAATAAGTAACAAAAATTACCAAACACATTGCAATAAGCAAGGTAATTTCCACATCATGCAATGAGGTTCGAATTGTTGTTGTTCTATCCATTAAAATATTTAATTTAATGTCACTGGGAATTGACGCTTCAAGTTGTGGCAACATTGCTTTTATGCTGTCAACCGTTTTGATTATATTGGCGCCTGGCTCTTTAAACAAAACCAGCAAAACAGCAGGTTTTCCATTAGCGATACCCGCATTATGAACATCAGCGACTGAATCAATAACCTCAGCTACATCAGAAAGCCGCACAGGTTGATTGTTATAATAACTAATAATAAGGGGAGCGTATCCGGAAGCTCTGAGTATTTGATCATTGCTTTTAATTGTTGAGGCTAAATCCTCACGGATCAATTGACCTTTTGCTTGGTTTAAATTAGCAGCAGCAATTGCATTGGCAAGTTGCGTCAATCCTATTCCATAACTGTTTAATGCGGTCGGATTGATTTCAACCCGTACAGCGGGCAAAGAGCTTCCACCGACGTTCACTTGCCCTACCCCTTCACTTCGCAAAATTTTTTGTTGTAAAAAAGTAGATGCTACATCATACAATTGGCCTGGGCTTTTTTTATCTGAGGTCAAGGCAATAATCATAATCGGCGCATCAGCAGGATTTACCTTGCGATAGGTTGGGTTATTCGTCAAATTCGTTGGTAATTGGCTTAAAGAGGCGTTAATAGCTGCCTGTATATCCCGCGCAGCCCCATCAATGTTACGAGATAAATCAAATTGAACTGTTATCATCGATTGTCCCAAGGTACTCGATGAAGTAAGTTGAGTAATTCCTGCAATGAGTCCAATCTGACGTTCTAAAGGAGCGGCTACTGAAGTGGCCATGACCTCCGGACTTCCGCCCGGTAACTGAGCTTGGACTGTAATTGTGGGAAAATCAATTTGTGGTAAAGGAGCCACGGGTAAAAAATTAAATGCGAGGATACCCGCAAAACTCAGTCCAAAGGCAAGTAATATTGTTCCTATGGGTTTATGAATAAATAATGAGGATAAATTCATGCTTCTCCCCTCACTTTATTCGTGTTACTGCGATAACTCATTACTTTGCGTGATATCCGATCAAATGTCAGATAGATAATTGGAGTGGTGTACAAAGTAACTAACTGGCTAACCATGAGACCACCAATAATTGCAATTCCTAATGGGCGTCGTAACTCGCCGCCGATGCCATTACTAAGGGCTAAAGGGATTGCGCCAAGCATTGAAGCCATAGTCGTCATCAAAATTGGTCTAAAACGTAATAGCGCAGCCTCATAAATTGCATCTAGAGGTTTTCTTTTGTAGTCACGCTCTTGTTCAAGAGCAAAGTCAATCATCATAATGGCATTTTTTAATACAATGCCGATTAATAAAATAATGGCAATTAAAGCAATAATACTGAACTCATTATTCGTGAGATATAATGCTAGCAAAGCACCCATTGTAGCTGAGGGTAATGTAGATAAAATAGTTAAGGGATGGATATAGCTTTCATAAAGCACTCCCAAAACAATGTACACGACGACAACTGCAGCAACAATCAACCATCCTTCATTCGCAAGCGCATTTTGAAAGCTTTTTGCTGTACCTTGAAAATCAGCAGTAATACTCAGAGGTAAATTCAGATTTTTCCTCATCTCATCGATTTGTTTTACAGCCTCCCCTAATGAACCATTCTTAGAGAGATTGAAAGAAAGTGTAGCTGATGGAAATTGGTCCTTATGTGCAATGACTAATGGTCCTACAGTTTGTTTCACACTGGCAATAGTCTTAATGGGAACTGAGCCGCTGGATGTAGTTATAGATGAGGATACCGAGCCTGGGGTAATAAGCGCTCCTAATGAATTAACCGTCGGATAATTTATCCCTGGACTTGAGGCGTTCGTTATTGAAGAAGTACTGGGAGAAGAATTATGGACTGTGGAATTGATATAAATATTATCAAAGGCAACGGGTTCCTTTTGTAACTCAGGCAAAACCTCCAAAACGACTCGATATTGGTTTCGTTGGGTAAACATAATCGATATTTGCCGCTGGCCAAAGGAATCATAAAGGGTATCATCAATCATTTGCATGCTGATTCCAAGCCGATATGCCGTATCACGATCAACATTCAATTCGGTGACCAAACCCAGATTTTGTTGATCCGAGTTGACATCTTTCAACGTAGGTAACTTTTGCATGCG
This sequence is a window from Legionella cherrii. Protein-coding genes within it:
- a CDS encoding efflux RND transporter permease subunit, encoding MNLSSLFIHKPIGTILLAFGLSFAGILAFNFLPVAPLPQIDFPTITVQAQLPGGSPEVMATSVAAPLERQIGLIAGITQLTSSSTLGQSMITVQFDLSRNIDGAARDIQAAINASLSQLPTNLTNNPTYRKVNPADAPIMIIALTSDKKSPGQLYDVASTFLQQKILRSEGVGQVNVGGSSLPAVRVEINPTALNSYGIGLTQLANAIAAANLNQAKGQLIREDLASTIKSNDQILRASGYAPLIISYYNNQPVRLSDVAEVIDSVADVHNAGIANGKPAVLLVLFKEPGANIIKTVDSIKAMLPQLEASIPSDIKLNILMDRTTTIRTSLHDVEITLLIAMCLVIFVTYFFLGSIRAMMIPGVAVPLSLLGTFAVMKLLNYSLDNLSLMALTISTGFVVDDAVVVLENISRHIGMGKKPFQAALDGSKEIGFTVLSISISLVAVFIPILLMGGIVGRLFREFVVTLSLAIIISMAVSLTLTPMMCSRMLDSDEGAKDHFFIRFNEYIRMRYARGLRWALYHPIFMIVITLGTILLTAYLFIIIPKGFFPQQNTGRIVGSLQADQNISFDAMKKKLIQFVSEIRKDPAVENVAAFIGSGPGNNTANTGSVFIMMKSSVLSKETTDELKDRLRAKLSQISGATLYMQAAQDLTLGGRQSAAQFQYTVSADNLKDLATWTPQIMENLSKLHGIVDLNNDQLNHGLQIYVNVDHDAASRFGLTPEQIDNVLYNAFGQSQISVMYMPMNQYYVVMNVAEKYWQYPKVLEEIYVISPDGNKVPLSAFARFEQGATLLSVNHQGQAPAATFSFNLAPGTSLGGAVHKVTQIINRMNLPPTMRGAFQGTAQAFQESFANEKFLIMSAILAVYIVLGMLYESLIHPITILSTLPSAGVGALLALMLFHSDLSIIALIGMILLIGIVKKNAIMMIDFALEAERTENKSPREAIYEAALLRFRPIMMTTMAAILGAMPLVIGFGVGSELRRPLGIAIVGGLIVSQLLTLYTTPVIYLAMDTAGLRVRHFIKRFKLRGAYGHS